One Setaria viridis chromosome 5, Setaria_viridis_v4.0, whole genome shotgun sequence genomic region harbors:
- the LOC117858186 gene encoding 15.7 kDa heat shock protein, peroxisomal, producing MASGKPQRAAKCGAAPEAVTDIDPKLEWLDGANTYIIRLNLPGFKKEDFKVQVDSGGRLTVRGERPAGYVRFHKAFQLPQTANLDGVAGRFDGTVLSLTVPKQPASGTDMVVARLAEARETCAAAEAEGMTTWAEALGGRGQMVAAAVAGFALGAFLAHRLLSATN from the exons ATGGCGAGCGGCAAGCCGCAGCGAGCAGCGAAATGCGGCGCGGCGCCTGAGGCCGTCACCGACATCGACCCCAAGCTCGAGTGGCTCGACGGCGCCAACACCTACATCATCCGCCTCAACCTCCCAG GGTTCAAGAAGGAGGACTTCAAGGTGCAGGTGGACTCCGGCGGGCGGCTGACGGtgcgcggcgagcggccggcggggtACGTGCGGTTCCACAAGGCGTTCCAGCTGCCCCAGACGGCCAACCTCGACGGGGTGGCCGGGCGTTTCGACGGCACCGTGCTGTCGCTCACCGTGCCCAAGCAGCCGGCCAGCGGCACGGACATGGTGGTGGCGAGGCTGGCCGAGGCCAGGGAgacgtgcgcggcggcggaggccgagggGATGACGACCTGGGCGGAGGCGCTCGGCGGCAGGGGCCAGATggtcgccgcggccgtcgccgggTTCGCGCTCGGCGCGTTCCTCGCCCACAGGCTACTGTCCGCCACGAATTGA